One region of Brassica napus cultivar Da-Ae chromosome A10, Da-Ae, whole genome shotgun sequence genomic DNA includes:
- the LOC106424778 gene encoding tRNA (guanosine(18)-2'-O)-methyltransferase-like, whose translation MNSCKTLFRASVSSSPFVHVPNANSSSITLISFRAFSSSTVLRPNPSTHSFGPPRCALHDAASLLVLETFTETPPIDLTVSVKELLTTNRNDASSMMKMERRSSFSGDRSRGSWFPYEDKFRCGDVHLSSREVLEAVSPHMMEERSERFRRVVENRSFSVCLVVEGLSDIGNISAAFRSADALGIQSVHVVASDSYKRYRNNRHVSMGAEKWLDIELWDTPKECFKVLKSRGYRIATTHLGMDTVSIYDMDWSQPTAIVVGNEGSGISEEALELSDLYCSIPMNGMVDSFNVSVAAGILMHHAVCDRTARLGSHGDLSEQEKEILVAEFSLRHSRSSLFIASEFAKRRQQQHSPTV comes from the exons atgaactccTGCAAAACCCTATTCCGCGCCTCCGTCTCTTCATCTCCATTCGTTCATGTCCCAAACGCTAATTCATCATCCATCACCCTCATCTCCTTTCGCGCCTTCTCGTCTTCCACCGTTCTCCGACCAAATCCATCTACACACAGCTTCGGACCACCTCGTTGCGCTCTTCACGACGCCGCGTCTCTTCTAGTACTAGAGACCTTCACAGAGACTCCCCCCATAGATCTCACCGTGAGCGTCAAGGAACTTCTGACAACCAATCGCAATGACGCGTCGAGCATGATGAAGATGGAGCGGAGGAGCTCCTTCAGCGGCGACCGTAGTAGAGGATCATGGTTCCCTTACGAGGATAAATTCAGGTGCGGTGACGTGCATCTCAGCAGCCGTGAGGTGTTGGAGGCGGTGAGTCCTCACATGATGGAGGAGAGGTCGGAGAGGTTCAGGCGTGTGGTGGAGAATCGAAGCTTCTCGGTTTGTCTTGTCGTTGAAGGTCTGTCTGATATTGGAAACATCTCTGCTGCGTTTCGCTCAGCGGATGCGTTGGGGATTCAGTCCGTGCACGTTGTTGCATCCGACAGCTACAAAAG GTATAGGAACAATCGACATGTGAGTATGGGAGCTGAGAAGTGGCTGGACATTGAGCTTTGGGACACACCTAAAGAGTGTTTCAAAGTCTTGAAGTCTCGCGGTTACAGGATCGCCACAACTCATTTGGGAATGGACACG GTTTCGATTTACGATATGGACTGGTCACAACCAACAGCTATAGTTGTTGGAAACGAGGGCAGTGGAATAAGTGAAGAAGCGTTGGAGTTATCAGATCTGTATTGCAGTATTCCAATGAACGGGATGGTTGATTCGTTCAATGTCTCAGTGGCTGCAGGGATTTTGATGCACCACGCAGTCTGTGACAGAACCGCTCGTCTG GGAAGTCATGGAGATCTGTCggaacaagagaaagagatacTGGTGGCTGAGTTTTCACTTCGCCACAGTAGAAGCTCACTTTTTATTGCTTCCGAGTTTGCTAAACGTAGACAACAACAACACTCTCCTACCGTCTAG
- the LOC106359825 gene encoding lamin-like protein, protein MARLTVLIAAVILAFLVAMPLPEVTAKKYTVGDNKFWNPNINYTIWAQGKHFYLGDWLYFVFDRNQHNILEVNKTDYENCNSDHPLVNWTRGAGRDVVPLNVTKHYYLLDGKGGCYGGMKLAVKVEKLPPPPKAAPVKNIGSVSVVTGLAQFMIPFALLRMW, encoded by the exons atggCGAGATTGACGGTGCTGATTGCTGCGGTGATACTTGCTTTTCTAGTGGCAATGCCGCTGCCGGAAGTAACGGCCAAGAAGTATACAGTCGGAGACAACAAGTTTTGGAATCCAAACATTAACTATACCATATGGGCTCAGGGAAAGCATTTCTACCTCGGTGACTGGCTCT ATTTTGTGTTCGACAGAAACCAACACAACATTCTCGAAGTAAACAAGACCGACTACGAAAACTGCAACTCCGACCATCCTCTCGTAAACTGGACACGTGGAGCTGGGAGAGACGTTGTCCCTCTCAACGTGACCAAACACTACTATCTGCTCGACGGAAAGGGTGGCTGTTACGGAGGCATGAAGCTCGCTGTTAAAGTCGAGAAGCTTCCTCCTCCGCCAAAAGCCGCACCTGTCAAGAACATTGGATCAGTTTCAGTGGTCACAGGTCTTGCTCAGTTCATGATTCCGTTTGCCCTGTTAAGGATGTGGTAA
- the LOC106358997 gene encoding pentatricopeptide repeat-containing protein At5g15340, mitochondrial-like: MKCLSNQKVRLLLRQCAQNSSLLRVGKELHGVLTTSGLKKAQRSYLSNSLFQFYAASGDMTNAQKVFDEIPLTEKDNVDWTTLLSSLSRCGFLVDSMKLFLEMRRKRVEIDDVAAVCLFGVCAKLEDLGFGEQGHGFAVKMGLLTSVKVCNALMDMYGKCGFVGEVRRLFETLEEKNVVSWTVVLDAVVKWEGLENGREVFDGMPERNAVAWTVMVAGYVGGGFTGEALELLEEMVFESGYCLNFVTLCSVLSACAQSGNLVIGRWVHVYALKMEEEEESCDEHVMVGTALVDMYAKCGDIDSSMKVFRLMRGRNVVTWNALFSGLAMHGKGRMVIDMFQEMVREVKPDDLTFSAVLSACSHSGLVEEGWRCFHRLRSYGLEPKVDHYACMVDLLGRAGRIEEAENLMRGMKVPPNEVVLGSLLGSCSVHGKLEIAERIKRELVQMSPGNMEYQVVLSNMYAAEGRSDVVDRLRGSMRNRGIRKTPGMSSIHLNGSVHRFIAGDRSHPRTKEIYLKLNEVIERIRSAGYVPHVPPSEFDLEDKEQALSCHSEKLAVCFGLMVTKPRTTLYVFKNLRICQDCHSAMKIISMVYDREIIIRDRNRFHQFKGGSCSCSDYW, from the coding sequence ATGAAATGCTTATCGAATCAAAAAGTTCGTCTCCTTCTCCGACAGTGTGCGCAGAACAGCTCGTTGCTCCGTGTCGGCAAGGAGCTACACGGCGTTTTGACCACTTCTGGATTGAAGAAAGCTCAGAGGTCTTACCTTAGCAACTCGCTCTTTCAGTTCTACGCTGCCTCCGGTGATATGACTAATGCCCAGAAGGTGTTCGACGAAATTCCTCTAACAGAAAAAGACAATGTGGATTGGACCACTTTGCTATCCTCTCTTTCCCGGTGCGGGTTCTTGGTTGATTCGATGAAGCTCTTCTTGGAGATGAGAAGGAAAAGAGTAGAGATCGATGACGTGGCTGCGGTCTGCTTGTTTGGCGTGTGTGCCAAGTTAGAAGATCTTGGGTTCGGTGAACAAGGACATGGGTTTGCTGTAAAGATGGGACTTTTGACTAGTGTGAAAGTTTGTAACGCTTTAATGGATATGTATGGGAAATGTGGGTTTGTGGGTGAAGTCAGACGCTTATTCGAGACGTTAGAGGAGAAGAATGTTGTCTCATGGACGGTGGTTTTGGACGCGGTTGTGAAATGGGAAGGGTTGGAGAATGGAAGAGAGGTTTTCGATGGAATGCCTGAGAGGAACGCTGTTGCTTGGACGGTTATGGTTGCTGGGTATGTGGGAGGTGGGTTTACAGGTGAGGCATTGGAGCTTCTGGAGGAAATGGTGTTTGAAAGTGGGTATTGTTTGAATTTCGTCACTCTTTGCTCGGTGCTATCGGCTTGTGCGCAATCAGGAAACCTGGTTATCGGAAGATGGGTTCATGTTTATGCGTTGAagatggaggaggaggaagagagttgtgatGAGCATGTCATGGTGGGAACGGCGTTGGTTGATATGTATGCCAAATGTGGAGACATAGACTCTTCCATGAAAGTCTTCAGATTGATGCGTGGGAGGAATGTGGTAACGTGGAACGCTTTGTTCAGTGGGTTAGCGATGCACGGGAAAGGTAGGATGGTGATTGACATGTTCCAAGAGATGGTAAGAGAGGTGAAGCCAGATGACTTAACCTTCAGTGCTGTCTTAAGTGCTTGCAGCCACTCCGGGTTGGTAGAAGAAGGTTGGCGATGTTTCCACAGGCTGAGATCCTATGGTTTGGAACCTAAGGTTGACCATTATGCATGTATGGTAGATCTTTTGGGGAGAGCTGGTCGTATTGAAGAAGCAGAGAACTTAATGAGGGGAATGAAAGTGCCTCCGAATGAAGTTGTCCTCGGTTCGCTTCTAGGCTCGTGTAGCGTCCATGGAAAGCTGGAGATAGCCGAACGGATCAAAAGAGAGCTTGTTCAGATGAGTCCAGGCAACATGGAATACCAAGTAGTTTTATCCAACATGTATGCCGCAGAAGGAAGGAGTGACGTTGTAGATAGGTTAAGAGGAAGTATGAGAAACAGAGGAATCAGAAAAACGCCTGGTATGAGTTCCATTCACTTGAACGGCTCGGTTCATCGGTTTATTGCAGGAGATAGATCACACCCAAGGACGAAAGAGATTTACTTGAAGTTGAATGAAGTGATTGAACGTATTAGATCAGCTGGTTATGTCCCTCATGTTCCTCCCTCGGAGTTTGACTTGGAGGACAAAGAGCAGGCTTTGAGCTGCCACAGTGAGAAACTGGCCGTCTGTTTCGGGCTTATGGTAACTAAACCGAGGACAACTCTTTATGTATTCAAGAATCTGAGGATATGTCAGGATTGTCATTCAGCTATGAAGATTATATCAATGGTTTATGACCGAGAAATCATCATCAGAGATAGAAATAGATTTCATCAGTTCAAAGGAGGCTCTTGTTCTTGTTCAGATTACTGGTGA
- the LOC106372148 gene encoding SPX domain-containing protein 4-like yields the protein MKFGKEFRTHLEETLPEWRDKFLCYKPLKKLLKYYPYPPPADDSSNSDQIDSRQVFADTTNLSSAEDDGVRPAEDLQDSFVRILNEELEKFNDFYVDKEEDFVIRLQELKERIEKIKEKNCKNGEFASESEFSEEMMDIRRDLVSIHGEMVLLKNYSSLNFAGLVKILKKYDKRTGGLLRLPFTQVVLHQPFFTTEPLTRLVRECEANLELLFPSEAEVVESSSNAVSTSHQNNSPRISAQTSSTLGDENLDIYRSTLAAMRAIRGLQKASSTYNPLSFSSLLKNEDDETVTAENSPNSENLQSKDESEKEDNGPSP from the exons ATGAAATTCGGAAAAGAGTTTCGAACCCACCTCGAAGAAACCTTACCAGAGTGGAGAGACAAGTTCCTCTGCTACAAACCCTTGAAGAAGCTTCTCAAGTACTACCCTTACCCTCCCCCCGCCGACGATTCTTCTAATTCCGACCAGATCGACTCTCGTCAGGTCTTTGCCGACACGACCAACTTATCTTCCGCGGAAGACGACGGTGTAAGGCCCGCGGAGGATCTTCAGGACTCGTTCGTGAGGATACTCAATGAGGAGCTTGAGAAGTTTAACGACTTTTACGTTGATAAAGAAGAAGACTTTGTCATCAGACTGCAG GAGTTGAAGGAAAGAATCGAGAAGATTAAGGAGAAGAACTGCAAGAATGGGGAGTTCGCATCGGAAAGCGAGTTCAGTGAAGAGATGATGGATATTCGCAGAGACCTTGTCAGTATTCATGGCGAGATGGTGCTCCTTAAAAACTACAGTTCCCTTAATTTTGCAGGACTtgtcaaaattttgaagaagtATGATAAGAGGACAGGAGGACTTCTTCGTTTGCCTTTCACACAGGTGGTTCTCCATCAACCCTTTTTTACAACTGAGCCACTTACGAGGTTAGTCCGTGAATGTGAGGCCAACCTTGAGCTTCTCTTCCCTTCTGAAGCCGAAGTTGTGGAGTCTTCTTCCAACGCAGTCTCAACCTCGCATCAAAACAACTCACCGAGAATCTCTGCTCAGACTTCCTCAACTCTTGGAGATGAGAATCTTGATATATACAGGAGCACACTCGCTGCAATGAGAGCCATAAGAGGGTTGCAAAAGGCCAGCTCGACCTACAATCCTTTATCATTCTCTTCGCTTCTCAAGAACGAGGATGATGAGACTGTAACGGCTGAGAACTCTCCAAACTCTGAGAATCTGCAGAGCAAAGATGAATCAGAGAAGGAAGACAATGGACCTTCCCCCTGA
- the LOC106369895 gene encoding cystathionine gamma-synthase 1, chloroplastic-like, with translation MVLEEKIRSLSLSLSLSLSLSLSLSLSLSLSLSLDVFDYYSFAEFFLRFNCSLYALLISALEGAESTLVMASGMCASTVVLLAMVPRGGHIVTTTDCYKETRMFIETFLPKLGITATLIDSTDIAGLQAIVNNHEVSMFFTESPTNPFLRCVDIKLVSEICHKRGTLVCIDGTIATPLNQKALALGADLVIQSATKYIGGHNDVLAGCISGSMKLVSEIRIMHNLLGGTLSPNAAYLLIRGIKTMHLRVKQQNSTALRMAHVLEAHPKVSRVYYPGLPNHPEHHIAKRQMTGFGGLVTFEIDGDLETTIKFIDSLKIPYIATSFGGCESFVDQPATRNWDVPQEERLKYGLKDNLVRFSFGVEDFEDLKADILQALETTPTKTSSVSHQNGVVFD, from the exons ATGGTACTCGAAGAGAAGAtaaggtctctctctctctctctctctctctctctctctctctctctctctctctctctctctctctctctctctctgtctcttgaTGTATTTGATTACTACTCCTTTGCTGAGTTTTTTCTTCGTTTTAATTGTTCATTATATGCTCTCTTGATTAGTGCACTTGAAGGTGCTGAATCAACTTTGGTTATGGCATCTGGTATGTGTGCAAGTACTGTTGTGCTGTTAGCAATGGTTCCAAGAGGTGGACATATTGTGACAACTACGGATTGTTACAAGGAGACAAGGATGTTCATTGAGACTTTTCTTCCCAAATTGGGAATCACT GCGACTCTAATTGACTCTACTGATATCGCGGGGCTTCAAGCCATAGTTAATAACCATGag GTTTCTATGTTCTTTACTGAGTCCCCAACAAACCCGTTTCTCCGATGTGTGGACATTAAGTTGGTTTCTGAAATCTGTCACAAAAGAGGAACTCTTGTTTGTATAGATGGTACCATTGCAACACCTTTGAATCAAAAGGCACTTGCTCTTGGTGCTGATCTCGTGATCCAATCTGCTACTAAGTATATTGGAGGCCACAACGAT GTTCTCGCTGGATGCATATCTGGTTCAATGAAGTTGGTTTCTGAGATCCGTATTATGCATAATCTCTTGGGAGGCACGCTTAGTCCG AACGCTGCGTATTTACTCATCCGGGGCATCAAGACGATGCATCTTCGGGTAAAACAACAGAACTCAACCGCTTTGAGAATGGCCCATGTTTTAGAAGCACATCCCAag GTGAGCCGTGTCTACTACCCTGGCCTTCCTAATCATCCCGAGCATCACATAGCCAAGCGACAAATGACTGGTTTTGGTGGTCTAGTCACTTTCGAG ATTGATGGAGATCTAGAGACTACGATCAAGTTCATCGATTCTCTCAAGATCCCTTACATTGCAACATCTTTTGGTGGATGCGAGAGCTTCGTGGACCAACCCGCCACAAGGAACTG GGATGTACCACAAGAAGAAAGGCTCAAGTATGGACTCAAAGACAACTTAGTTCGTTTCAGTTTTGGTGTTGAAGACTTTGAGGACTTGAAGGCTGACATTCTTCAGGCTCTTGAAACCACACCAACCAAAACTTCATCGGTTTCCCACCAAAACGGTGTAGTTTTCGACTAA
- the LOC106370567 gene encoding uncharacterized protein LOC106370567, which produces MTLPPGLYSGTSSLALVARASAFSVGLVYGSMKLKFLKMTKPHKVEANAQH; this is translated from the exons ATGACGCTGCCTCCAGGTCTTTACTCCGGCACCAGCTCTCTTGCTCTT GTGGCTCGTGCTTCGGCTTTTAGCGTGGGCCTCGTCTACGGGAGCATGAAGCTCAAGTTCCTCAAG ATGACGAAGCCACACAAGGTTGAAGCTAATGCTCAGCATTAA
- the LOC106372146 gene encoding transcription factor MYB16, whose amino-acid sequence MGRSPCCDKLGLKKGPWTPEEDQKLLAYIEEHGHGSWRSLPEKAGLHRCGKSCRLRWTNYLRPDIKRGKFNLQEEQTIIQLHALLGNRWSAIATHLPKRTDNEIKNYWNTHLKKRLVKMGIDPVTHKPKNETPLGLSKNAATLSHMAQWESARLEAEARLARESKLLHYQTKASTHHHHHGFTHKTLLTNWTTKTNQDQQQLESPTSTVSFSDMKEPSTGLSAKMEFTGSSTGQTLMKEHENDWISSTIFEATQMEEGVEEGFTGLLLGGDTLGRSFSADKNERDGENSGGECNNYFEDNKNYLDSIFNFVDPSPSDSQPMF is encoded by the exons ATGGGTAGATCACCGTGCTGCGACAAATTGGGTTTGAAGAAAGGGCCTTGGACACCAGAAGAAGACCAAAAACTTTTGGCTTATATTGAAGAACATGGACATGGAAGTTGGCGTTCATTGCCTGAGAAAGCTG GTCTACATCGATGCGGGAAGAGTTGCAGACTAAGATGGACAAACTACTTGAGACCTGACATCAAAAGAGGCAAATTCAacttgcaagaagaacaaaccATCATTCAACTCCATGCTCTCTTAGGAAACAGGTGGTCGGCGATTGCGACTCATCTGCCAAAGAGAACGGACAACGAGATCAAAAACTATTGGAACACTCATTTGAAGAAACGGTTAGTAAAAATGGGGATTGATCCAGTGACTCATAAACCCAAAAACGAGACTCCTCTTGGTCTATCCAAGAACGCAGCCACGCTTAGCCACATGGCTCAGTGGGAAAGTGCTAGGCTTGAAGCTGAAGCAAGGCTTGCTAGAGAATCAAAGCTTCTTCACTACCAAACCAAAGCATCAacccatcatcatcatcatggaTTCACTCATAAGACACTGTTAACTAATTGGacaacaaaaacaaaccaaG ATCAACAACAACTTGAATCTCCGACATCAACAGTGTCATTTTCCGACATGAAAGAACCATCGACCGGACTCTCCGCAAAGATGGAGTTCACTGGATCATCCACGGGTCAGACTCTGATGAAAGAACACGAAAACGATTGGATCAGTTCAACGATTTTCGAAGCCACGCAGATGGAGGAAGGAGTCGAAGAAGGCTTCACGGGTCTCTTGCTAGGAGGCGATACACTAGGACGGAGTTTCTCCGCCGATAAAAACGAGAGGGACGGAGAGAATAGTGGTGGTGAGTGCAACAACTACTTCGAGGACAACAAGAACTATTTGGACAGCATTTTCAACTTCGTTGATCCTTCACCGTCCGATTCTCAGCCAATGTTTTAA